From Cellulomonas chengniuliangii, the proteins below share one genomic window:
- the zapE gene encoding cell division protein ZapE: MTSTDAAPAHPASLTARRPHVPAERLLAELVPPRHFADESFDTYRPDSSHPSQQAALDRLRGVAGELTGAQRSGSWWRRRRASPPPAVYLDGGFGVGKTHLLASLAHAVGEGAAYGTFVEYTNLVGALGFLPTVEALAGRALVCIDEFELDDPGDTVLMARLLRELADRGVALAATSNTLPGSLGEGRFAAEDFLREIQALSDRFEVVRVDGEDYRHRALTTDAPSLEDDAVRAAAATVPGATIDPLADLVAHLATVHPSRYGALLDGVRLVAVTGVGPVEAQDVALRLVVLVDRLYDRDVPVLLGGGGPERLFTAEMLAGGYRKKYHRALSRLEALAEAGRALL, translated from the coding sequence GTGACATCGACGGACGCCGCGCCCGCCCACCCCGCGAGCCTCACGGCGCGCCGGCCCCACGTCCCCGCCGAGCGCCTCCTGGCCGAGCTCGTGCCCCCGCGCCACTTCGCGGACGAGTCGTTCGACACGTACCGGCCCGACTCCTCGCACCCCAGCCAGCAGGCAGCGCTAGACCGGCTCCGGGGAGTCGCCGGCGAGCTGACAGGCGCACAACGGAGCGGCTCGTGGTGGCGGCGTCGCCGCGCATCGCCGCCGCCCGCGGTCTACCTCGACGGTGGCTTCGGCGTCGGCAAGACGCACCTGCTCGCCTCGCTCGCGCACGCGGTGGGAGAGGGCGCCGCCTACGGCACGTTCGTCGAGTACACGAACCTGGTGGGGGCCCTCGGATTCCTGCCCACCGTCGAGGCGCTCGCCGGGCGGGCCCTGGTGTGCATCGACGAGTTCGAGCTCGACGACCCGGGCGACACGGTGCTGATGGCGCGCCTGCTGCGGGAGCTCGCCGACCGCGGGGTCGCGCTGGCCGCGACGTCCAACACGCTGCCCGGCTCGCTCGGGGAGGGGCGCTTCGCGGCCGAGGACTTCCTCCGCGAGATCCAGGCGCTCTCGGACCGCTTCGAGGTGGTGCGGGTCGACGGGGAGGACTACCGCCACCGCGCCCTCACGACCGACGCGCCGAGCCTGGAGGACGACGCCGTGCGGGCCGCCGCCGCCACGGTGCCGGGCGCGACGATCGACCCCCTGGCCGACCTGGTGGCGCACCTGGCCACCGTGCACCCCAGCCGCTACGGCGCCCTGCTCGACGGCGTGCGCCTGGTCGCCGTGACCGGCGTCGGCCCGGTCGAGGCGCAGGACGTCGCCCTGCGCCTTGTGGTCCTCGTGGACCGCCTCTACGACCGGGACGTGCCGGTGCTGCTGGGCGGAGGCGGCCCCGAACGGCTGTTCACCGCCGAGATGCTGGCCGGCGGGTACCGCAAGAAGTACCACCGGGCACTGTCCCGCCTCGAAGCCCTGGCTGAGGCCGGACGGGCACTGCTGTAG
- a CDS encoding nitrite/sulfite reductase, translating into MAHTRIAPPAAKDEGQWAFGSREPQNANERFKQEDDGLNVRHRIEHVYSQQGFASIAPDDLRGRMRWWGLYTQRRPGIDGGRTATMEPHELDDEYFMLRVRCDGGSLSTDQLRTIAEVSVEHARGTADITDRQNLQLHWVRIEDVPEIWRRLEAVGLTTQEACGDTPRVILGSPVAGVAADEIIDGTPAVAAVSARFVGNPDFSNLPRKFKTAISGSPHQDVAHEINDVSFIGVLHPELGPGFDLWVGGGLSTNPRLAVRLGAFVTLEQVPDVWAGVAGIFRDYGYRRLRSRARLKFLVADWGPELFREVLEGEYLGFTLPDGPEPPPPPFARRDHVGVHPQKDGRFYVGAAPLVGRTPGAVLAALADLAEACGSRRVRLTAEQKIVVLDVPADQVDALVDGLEALGLAVRSASTFRRGTMACTGIEFCKLAIVETKARGAQLVAELESRLPTFDHPLTINLNGCPNSCARIQVADVGLKGALAGGEDGYQVHLGGGLGLTGGIGRTLRGLRVPADDLPDYVERVARRFDAQRHEGELFAQWAVRADDQDLR; encoded by the coding sequence ATGGCGCACACACGGATCGCCCCGCCGGCGGCCAAAGACGAAGGCCAGTGGGCCTTCGGCTCACGCGAGCCGCAGAACGCCAACGAGCGGTTCAAGCAGGAGGACGACGGGCTCAACGTGCGCCACCGCATCGAGCACGTCTACTCCCAGCAGGGCTTCGCCTCGATCGCCCCCGACGACCTGCGCGGCCGGATGCGCTGGTGGGGCCTGTACACCCAGCGCCGCCCCGGCATCGACGGCGGCCGCACCGCCACCATGGAGCCGCACGAGCTCGACGACGAGTACTTCATGCTGCGTGTGCGGTGCGACGGCGGCTCCCTGAGCACCGACCAGCTGCGGACGATCGCCGAGGTCTCCGTCGAGCACGCGCGCGGCACCGCCGACATCACCGACCGGCAGAACCTGCAGCTCCACTGGGTGCGCATCGAGGACGTCCCGGAGATCTGGCGCCGGCTCGAGGCCGTGGGCCTGACCACCCAGGAGGCCTGTGGCGACACCCCGCGCGTGATCCTCGGCTCCCCCGTGGCCGGCGTCGCGGCGGACGAGATCATCGACGGCACCCCGGCCGTCGCGGCCGTCAGCGCCCGCTTCGTGGGCAACCCCGACTTCTCGAACCTGCCGCGCAAGTTCAAGACGGCCATCAGCGGCTCCCCGCACCAGGACGTCGCCCACGAGATCAACGACGTCTCGTTCATCGGTGTGCTCCACCCCGAGCTCGGCCCCGGTTTCGACCTGTGGGTGGGCGGCGGACTGTCGACCAACCCGCGGCTGGCCGTCCGCCTGGGGGCCTTCGTCACCCTCGAGCAGGTCCCCGACGTGTGGGCCGGCGTCGCGGGGATCTTCCGGGACTACGGCTACCGCCGGCTGCGCTCCCGCGCCCGGTTGAAGTTCCTCGTCGCCGACTGGGGGCCCGAGCTCTTCCGCGAGGTGCTCGAGGGCGAGTACCTCGGGTTCACCCTCCCTGACGGCCCCGAGCCTCCCCCGCCGCCGTTCGCCCGCCGCGACCACGTGGGCGTCCACCCGCAGAAGGACGGCCGGTTCTACGTCGGAGCCGCGCCGCTGGTCGGCCGGACGCCAGGAGCGGTCCTCGCCGCCCTCGCCGACCTCGCGGAGGCCTGCGGGTCCCGCCGGGTCCGCCTGACCGCCGAGCAGAAGATCGTCGTCCTCGACGTCCCCGCCGACCAGGTCGACGCGCTCGTCGACGGCCTGGAGGCCCTCGGCCTGGCGGTGCGCAGTGCGTCCACGTTCCGGCGCGGCACCATGGCGTGCACCGGCATCGAGTTCTGCAAGTTGGCGATCGTCGAGACGAAGGCCCGAGGTGCGCAGCTGGTCGCCGAACTGGAGTCCCGCCTGCCGACGTTCGACCACCCGCTCACCATCAACCTCAACGGCTGCCCGAACTCCTGCGCCCGCATCCAGGTGGCCGATGTCGGCCTCAAGGGCGCGCTCGCGGGTGGCGAGGACGGCTACCAGGTGCACCTCGGCGGCGGCCTCGGCCTCACCGGCGGGATCGGCCGCACCCTGCGCGGGCTGCGCGTGCCCGCGGACGACCTGCCCGACTACGTGGAACGGGTCGCGCGGCGGTTCGACGCGCAGCGGCACGAGGGCGAGCTGTTCGCGCAGTGGGCCGTGCGCGCCGACGACCAGGACCTCCGATGA